One segment of Paenibacillus rhizovicinus DNA contains the following:
- a CDS encoding DUF1328 domain-containing protein has product MLGYAVLFFIIALVAGVLGFFTLASAAAGIAKILFVVFLVLFILSFFFGRRRV; this is encoded by the coding sequence ATGTTAGGATACGCGGTACTGTTTTTCATTATTGCACTGGTGGCGGGGGTGCTCGGATTCTTCACGCTGGCTTCGGCCGCTGCCGGCATCGCCAAGATATTGTTCGTCGTCTTCCTGGTACTGTTCATTCTGTCGTTCTTCTTCGGCAGAAGAAGAGTCTAG
- a CDS encoding asparaginase produces MTIHKPTAADVLGVPLVLSTRGEAIENVHGGHAAVVSASGAIVAEAGDPSIWTYLRSTAKPIQALPSILGGVPEAYGLGDDAIAMMCASHHGTPAHIAVLERMLALMGVREEQLVFGPQMPVNVEARDEIIRRGGQPRKLYHVCAGKHIGMLALCKLRGWPMDSYAELEHPLQQELLRTVAALADVEPEAVGVAFDGCGLPVFALPLWRLALIYARFAAWDAAAASSGGPSGAAPAAGAPANGALAAAAGRIAAAMRSYPALVEGPGRLASIMLGDGNVVAKSGAQGVFVFALGREGIAGVVKLADGTESPWPEAVCSILEQMGLGQEVIASIRRQIPPEMRNDAGQVTGRREPCLELRIADRS; encoded by the coding sequence ATGACAATTCATAAACCGACAGCGGCCGACGTGCTTGGCGTCCCGCTCGTTCTCTCGACGCGCGGCGAAGCGATCGAAAATGTGCATGGCGGCCATGCTGCGGTCGTCTCGGCTTCCGGCGCGATTGTGGCAGAAGCGGGCGATCCTTCGATCTGGACGTACCTGCGTTCGACGGCGAAGCCGATCCAGGCGCTGCCGTCCATCTTGGGCGGCGTTCCCGAGGCTTACGGTCTGGGAGACGATGCCATCGCGATGATGTGCGCGTCGCACCATGGCACGCCCGCGCATATCGCCGTGCTGGAGCGGATGCTGGCGCTGATGGGCGTACGGGAGGAGCAGCTCGTCTTCGGACCGCAGATGCCCGTGAACGTGGAGGCGCGCGACGAGATTATCCGTCGCGGGGGCCAGCCGCGCAAGCTGTACCATGTCTGCGCGGGCAAGCATATCGGCATGCTCGCGCTGTGCAAGCTGCGCGGCTGGCCGATGGACTCCTACGCGGAGCTGGAGCACCCGCTGCAGCAGGAGCTGCTGCGGACGGTCGCCGCGCTCGCGGACGTGGAGCCGGAAGCCGTCGGCGTCGCGTTCGACGGCTGCGGCCTGCCCGTATTCGCGCTGCCACTATGGCGGCTAGCGCTTATTTACGCGCGCTTCGCCGCGTGGGACGCCGCCGCTGCAAGCTCCGGCGGCCCTTCGGGCGCTGCGCCCGCCGCGGGAGCGCCGGCGAACGGCGCGCTTGCCGCTGCGGCGGGGCGGATCGCCGCAGCCATGCGCAGCTACCCGGCCCTGGTCGAGGGGCCGGGCCGGCTCGCGAGCATTATGCTTGGCGACGGGAACGTCGTCGCCAAGAGCGGCGCGCAGGGCGTCTTCGTCTTCGCCCTGGGCCGCGAAGGCATCGCCGGCGTCGTCAAGCTCGCCGACGGCACGGAATCGCCCTGGCCGGAAGCGGTCTGCTCCATCCTGGAGCAGATGGGACTCGGCCAGGAAGTCATTGCCAGCATCCGGCGGCAGATCCCGCCGGAAATGCGCAATGACGCCGGCCAGGTTACAGGCCGGCGGGAGCCCTGCCTGGAGCTGCGGATCGCGGATCGCAGCTAG